A region from the Planctomycetota bacterium genome encodes:
- the guaB gene encoding IMP dehydrogenase: MKPDGYDAESLFEKYGGLAYDDINILPGHISFALDDVSLATRLTRRINLQLPIVSSPMDTVTESSMAIGLALLGGIGIIHYNNTVEQQCEHVRRVKRFENGFITDPVVLSPDHRIADVDRIKKEHGYSGIPVTEDGTLNTRLVGIVTNRDIDFERDRTKPLREVMTTDLVTAPKGITLREANRILRQSKKGKLPIVDAQGRLVSLVARTDLRKNEDYPLATKGADKQLLVGAAISTRDPDRERLAELVKQRADVIVIDSSQGDSVHQIRMIEHIKANYPQLDVVAGNVVTRRQCQHLMDAGADALRIGMGPGSICITQVTTAIGRAQASAVYACARAAHERGIPVIADGGITSSGHICKALALGGDTVMLGYLLAGTVEAPGEYFYEGNVRVKRYRGMGSIEAQLEGGDKRYFSQTTRIPVPHGVSGTVVDRGSLTTFIPYLVQGVRDSMQKTGCRDLPALHAALASGDLRFEPRSTSAQIEGNVHGLHSFKEPTLPTR, encoded by the coding sequence ATGAAGCCCGATGGCTACGACGCGGAAAGTCTTTTCGAGAAATACGGCGGCCTCGCCTACGACGACATCAACATCCTCCCCGGACACATCTCCTTCGCCCTCGACGACGTGAGCCTGGCCACGCGCCTCACGCGGCGCATCAACCTCCAGCTCCCCATCGTGTCGTCGCCCATGGACACCGTGACCGAGAGCTCGATGGCCATCGGCCTCGCGCTCCTCGGCGGCATTGGCATCATCCACTACAACAACACCGTCGAGCAGCAGTGCGAGCACGTGCGGCGGGTCAAGCGCTTCGAGAACGGCTTCATCACCGACCCCGTCGTGCTCTCGCCCGACCACCGCATCGCCGACGTGGACCGCATCAAGAAGGAACACGGCTACTCGGGCATCCCGGTCACCGAGGACGGCACGCTCAACACCCGCCTGGTGGGCATCGTGACCAATCGCGACATTGACTTCGAGCGCGACCGCACGAAGCCGCTCCGCGAGGTGATGACCACCGACCTGGTGACCGCGCCCAAGGGCATCACGCTCCGCGAGGCCAACCGCATCCTGCGCCAGAGCAAGAAGGGCAAGCTGCCGATCGTGGACGCCCAGGGCCGCCTCGTGTCGCTCGTCGCACGCACCGACCTGCGCAAGAACGAAGACTACCCGCTCGCGACCAAAGGCGCCGACAAGCAACTCCTCGTCGGCGCCGCCATCTCGACCCGCGACCCCGACCGCGAGCGCCTGGCCGAGCTGGTGAAGCAGCGGGCGGACGTGATCGTGATCGACTCCTCCCAGGGCGACTCCGTGCACCAGATCCGGATGATCGAGCACATCAAGGCGAACTACCCGCAGCTCGACGTGGTGGCCGGCAACGTGGTGACGCGGCGCCAATGCCAGCACCTGATGGACGCCGGGGCCGACGCCCTGCGGATCGGCATGGGGCCGGGCTCCATCTGCATCACCCAGGTCACCACGGCCATCGGCCGCGCCCAGGCCTCCGCCGTCTACGCCTGCGCGCGGGCCGCGCACGAGCGCGGCATCCCCGTCATCGCCGACGGCGGCATCACCTCCAGCGGCCACATCTGCAAGGCGCTGGCCCTCGGCGGCGACACCGTGATGCTCGGCTACCTGCTGGCCGGCACCGTGGAGGCCCCCGGCGAGTACTTCTACGAGGGCAACGTGCGCGTCAAGCGCTACCGCGGCATGGGCTCCATCGAGGCCCAGCTCGAGGGCGGCGACAAGCGCTACTTCTCGCAAACCACCCGCATCCCCGTGCCCCACGGGGTCAGCGGCACCGTGGTGGACCGCGGCTCGCTCACCACCTTCATCCCCTACCTGGTGCAAGGCGTGCGCGACTCGATGCAGAAGACCGGCTGCCGCGACCTGCCGGCGCTCCACGCCGCGCTCGCCAGCGGCGACCTGCGCTTCGAGCCGCGCTCGACCTCCGCTCAGATCGAGGGCAACGTGCACGGGCTCCACTCGTTCAAGGAGCCCACCCTGCCGACCCGTTGA